acggcacatttttcaaattatcttgctcaactctactaaaaaatttgagggttttgttggaactttaatatgtaaaaactatgatatatctaaactacgatacaacttgcatgcggaaatgctcattacaattgtgaatctaaagaataactaacaacatactgttcaattttattgagctgatgaatatcttttgcctggaagaaatcaccgtcgcctaacaaatataatgtgttttcttataaaaccgttacataatttattttatctacttaaataatgaaaatgatatatttattaaatataaaacatattatgtaaaatgattaaaaataaataaatgaagcaactacgattcaaagaaaacatctttttcagtgtgaaaatgctctaagcaatcctggatgatgaactgtatatcatgtacctactctgatcccagtacggtcggtacgtcgatagccataacgataaatattataatcagataaccgcaaagtcaaaataaaaacattacttgtaaagttgtgagtgcaaaatttacgtttcatttggcaataaaatttttttcggtactaaaacgtagtagtttgatatgtggttggctgcccctcctctccttcctgaaaaatatcctccaaaatttcccgagatacttccaatgattgaaccattggacgttggacattaacttcagtcaaaaattgacgaagcggatgattactaatttccacttaatcctcgatgctttatcatcaaatcatcaattttcaagtggtgtagtaaaaatatcagcagaaatcgtcttccaaaggcgatataattttattagcattgaatctgtaaataaaaaaatcaaaagttaactgtaaatctataaaaaaagctacttacaaataaaattttatcaaaaacttctgttcccaatgcacctcaaaataataaaagaatcattcatttcatttcaataaatacctgtaagtaacaacttaccttttgtgggaacgcatgatggtgaaaattcacaaaacacgaagattgcatttgatatttttggttttatggcattcaattgctttataaatatcactacatagtatgaaaaaagtcgctttctgtgtccctatgtccctatgtccctttgtatgcttaaatctttaaaacttcgcaacagattttgatgcggtttttttaatagatagactgattcaagaggaaggttttagtacataatttattaggttttagacaaagcggacgaagccgcgggcggtaagctagtaaatttataaaacacgaagatttttaaaattgtaactaatgaacacaacaatatattagtatactctttggaacacaatcattagattaactgtagataatggtgtctatttttacttaaaataataaacatctaccctcactttaaaaaaatgtagtttattatttacacgaaatatatatcttatagggaacggaagatatgggttaaagagttaaataaataaataacataattatatttaaattattaatttttaacattgtgttcagtagtgttaacatgtaaattgatttgatttttacgaaatctcatagatggcgctgttacaaaattaacattatacaacttacattctttaagctatgtttctcttcccaagttacttaaatggcataatttttatagtgtcaatctagatattgtcaaacaacatttatatatgcgtcatttgattattaatttccaatagttaacgtgtaaattgatttgatttttataacattcaatggatggcgctgtttctaatttgtctttatactactaaattcattaaactgtttctctgcccaaattacgtaaatgacatagtttttattttgtaaagctagataatagcatggcttactcgaaaccaacatttaaacatgagtctttagattgtacgctgtcgtaatacacggaatacgtaagaaaaataaaggttcacagctcctcccccgtaggtgatagcttgataatatgtagcctatagcctcacccgacctgttagtaatattcatgcaaaatttgaagtcaatctatgcagtacctttcgagattagctcggacaaacatacagacaaacagacaaacagacaaacagacaaaaattctaaaaactatgtttttggcttctatatcgattatagatcacggcccaggtattcttttaaaaaaatattcaatgtacagttttgactttcctacgattttattatatgtatagatttaaaacaaattcgctttctctgtccctatgtccctttgtatgcttaaatttttaaaactacgcaacggattttgatgcggttttttttaataggagtgattcaagaggaaggttttagtatatagtTATAGTTTTGATATCCAAGATACAGGCAACAGCCTAGTTTGGATCTCCTGCAATGatgtaatgtttaaattttttagtaaataaagactttattatttattattattatttatataatttatcaggtattagacaaagcgggcaaagccgcgagcggtaagctagttttagTTTACCATAATTTGGTGGGAAATTAGAACAACACAATATAACGTTTCTAGTACTATTCACAACACAGCCTTTCTTCAACCTTTTGCCActttttgcaattttacacCAACCGAGACGCGAGTCGACGACCCACCTTGGTACCGACCTTGATCGCCGGTCGGCGGTAggctttttttttgaaaaaaccAACTTATATTcgacattttttatgtatctCTTGGATTCCGTGTTTTAAGCAATGTCGAGacttaatgaattatttttaatgttactgaattaaaaatgtttataataattatgaaaattaacatatacctaagtacatctatacctagtacctaccaatattataaagagtttgtttgaaaaaatatttcggagttagatagcccatttatcgaggaaggctataatagaGTATAGGCTataaatatcatcacgctaagaccaacaggagcggagcaatgcgcaaaccgcgcggcacagctagtcgataataagaaacaaacaaagatgtcaaattatttgtatttgaatttgatattttggttttatggcatatTATGGCAATACTTGTATTGTTACCACTTGACGGACCTGCATTTGATAACTAGTTAAGATATTGAAGAAACACAGAATTCATTAGTTTCACTTTTACTTAGatctatctaatattataaagctgaagaatttgtttgtttgaacgcgctattctcgggaactactggtccgattaaaaaaaatctttcagtgttagatagctcatttatcgaggaaggctatataggctatattatatcatcgcgctacgaccaacaggagaggagccatgggggtgaaaccacgcggagcagctagtttttattataaaaactacgaCCGGTTCCGATACATCATCGTCAGTCAGGTCAGGTCATCAAAAATGTCATATGCATAGAGTAATACGTCGCAGGAAAGGCAAATTTACTGAAGCTCCAAATGGCCATTTCGAGAAAAAgccgttttaattttttttttttcgtttttaattcATAACTTTTTTCCCCGCACACGAATTTCGATGACGTCAAggtaaacttttattaatttgtcatTTTCTATGTCCAgaagtacaaattataataattggacTGCTGGTTTGTGATATAGTGGCGCTTAAGTAAAAATGACTTCAATTTACAGTAAAGCAAAATTTCTTAACCGCCATTtgattcaaatatttatagcaatcaaaattacttataacTCTTACGTATATATTTTGGAAAACGACAAATTTTCTGGAACTATATCAATAATGTTATGTTCGTAATCTTAAATTACTGAAAGGACTTTTACAAGTCTGGTTTCATCGTGTTAAAACAACTTAAAAAGTGATCGGCTCATTATGTTGAATCAGTAAAAATCCTTAGAGGTAGGTTATTGTTATAGTTTTTTCGAGTAAAAAGACGTAAgggataatttattttatctaatcACACCTTTAACTACTTATAACTTCAGTTAATACACAATACATAAATACTGTAGTGCCGAAAATTAAAGTTACTTGaaccataaataataacgtaTACTCCATTACTAATGTGTAAGAGTAAAGTCTTAATTGCTTATGATTATGAAAATTcctatcttttttttaataaataatcttacGTAAATTATTAGTCTGGCATTGAGATGGGCTTGAGCTGGGCTGCCTCCTCTGATTAGAGCTCAGCTCTTAAATTGGATAGATAGCTGGGCAAAGGCCTCCTATTTGAATTAAGAGGGAAATTGTTTcgagaaataaattaaaatacagctgttaatttttattttatttaatcctATTATTAAGTTATAAACTTTAGGTATAATTCTACTCCTTTTAAACAAAAAGTCTCTttggcaaaaataataatagtaataagcttacgaaataaaaaaaatgagaatCAACGTTTCTTTCAGTCtttgacatttaaaaataaaataaaataaatttgtaatcAAAACAATCTTTATTAACTAACACATGTTTTCGacggtatttaaaaaaaaaacgagtaTAAAATAGCAAAAGGTGCGTTGGATCCACTTCTATCTTAGGCCAATACATCATCATCTTaatcatcaaatatttttcagcAACTGTGTCCCATTTGTTAAAATCTGCATAATTAAGGACCTCTACTTCATATGGTCTTGGTGACTTCCTAGACATAGTAAAAATTGTGCTCCACTGCGACGGTGCCCACACTATAATGCCTTTTAAGCTTTTATCTATAACGGAGTGCATAGAGTCAACCGGCATATAGGTATGCCCTGGgagcaaataatttatttgaattgatAGGAGAGTGTTACACTTCTtaagtatttcatttaaacATGTTAATactatcttatttttattttgcccCGGACATGAGTCACAATATAGTAATAAATGTTTCACTGTACCCCTTAGATCCACATTTTTGATGTACTTCTCCAAAATTGATGATATCTCATTGGCACCCCTTTTTCCATTATTTTCTGACCATGTGTAGCAGAACCCGTTTCTAGTGCCTGATTCATAgaatgttaaattatatacagcCACTTTGCGCGAATAATACAGCATCATGTTTTCACCGTGGGGCGTATTCAACACCTTTTGAAGGTCAAATGATGTGCATAAAACACTATTGTCTTTATTGTAAATACTTTGATGTGCTTTAAACCTTTCAGCAGATTCTTCTTTGTCAATTAAGTGCTTCCGTTTTTCTTCTTCATCAAAACTCTTATTATTCTCATATTGTGTACATTTCAGACACTTATCCTTGCGGGGGAAATGGAATCCAATATTAAATTCAgtgttgaatatttttttgaaaagttTTTCTCCAGCGTAGACGTTGCCATTTGCAAGCTGAGTCTCTTTATAAATTCTAtacaaatttgaaatattacgaAATTCTGTCGGTAAATATGTTCTTGTGCTATTTTTTCTGCAGTAGTGTGAAGGCAAAGCTGGTAATTCCTTTATGTATGTTCGTACCTTTTCGGTTATTAAATTTGGGGTTTTATTTCGGGGTTCGTGTTTTCCACGCATATCTTCTTTTGCACTGCCAAATGATGCGTTGTTTACTGTATTGTACAATGTTTTTTGCTTGAGATCTAGTGTACAAGTCAAAAATTGTTGACACACTTGGGCTTGCCCTTCACCATCgttaataaagtaattaaaagtGTTGGTAAGCTTAGCCGTATCTGCTCGCTTTCTTTTTATACCCATCTTTTTAGAATGGCTTACCAACCAGTCTTTACGTCTTTCAGACGATAAACcccaaaaatgtaaaaatatagctTTTCTCTTTTCATCGGTTATTTCGTAACATGCGTTAGAGCAATTTTGTGGCTTACAGGgattttgtttcatttcttTGGCTGGAATAACTTTTCCTTTAGAATTTATATACTCATGCCCGGAATCTTTTTTTGctttgttttcttttcttttgttCTTCTGTTTCTTCTTTTCTCTACCCTCAACTTCAAAAACTTCATTCTCTTCTTCTTGAACCTTCGATTTCATAGTCTTCTCAGATCTCTCATTTTTCTTCTTTGATTTCTTACTTTTCTTAGTTTTCTTCGTACCATCGGATACCGATCCAGATGATGAATGTTCCCATGATGAAGAACTCCAAACAAAATCTTCATTATCTGACAAAAAGTCTACGTACTTCTCTCTTGTTTGTTGTCTCAACCgcttaatttttatgtaatcaTCACGatcattttttgtaacattttcatGCTTCTCTTGGTTACCTTTATCATTGTCAGTTCTTATCTCTTCTTCTTCATCTCCACTTATCTTACTACCCAAATTGACGTTTTTGCTTATATGCGATTCATTTTGCACcgattcatttatttcaggtaTTTTCTTATCATTACAAATCTCTCCTTCATAGCTTTTTTGGTCTTCCTGTATATTCATTCCTAtgttagtaaaattaatttcagcggatactttttcattttcctgtaaattaatatctatttctttgaaatctttcatgtatttaaaatctatGTCATTGTTGTGCTCCATGTTGTTTCGAAGACATAACAATATGCCATCGGTAGCATCATTTTCAGATTCTATATTTTCATTagtaaattttacaatttctcCTTTGCTTTCTTCTGTCTCAAAAAACTGCTTGCTATCACATCGCTTCAGTATGCTGTCTGGTACTATCTCAGGTGTTTCAGTGTTGTAATCttccattataattttactgtCTGTCAGTTCAAGTTGTTTAGATTCAATTTGTACAAATTTTGATCCTGTGTTCATCTCTTCAAAGTGTTCTCGTCGGATTTGTTCACAAGCCTCCTCAATTTCGTGTTGTCGTTCAATTTCTCTGAAAATGTCTAATTCTTTTTGTATTACTTTTTCTGTAAGATTTTGTTCCTGGTATGGTTCTCTTATGTCATCTGTCAAATCGCAAACTGTTAAATCAATGGATGGTGATTCAGCTTCTGTATTTTCACTGCGCATAACAACTGGTTTTGATATCAATAGCTTCTTGTTCAAGTTTTTTGATTTGTACTTCTGTGTTTCTTTTTTAGGTGTTTTAAATATCAGTCTTTTAACTACTGCTGGCTTTGAGACTGTTTCCATCAGTGGTGTATTTGATGTTCCAGCTACAGGTTCCTGTTCATCCTTCAGTCTTGCTGCGTACCTTTTGTAAAAACTCTGTTTCTTACTTTCCATTATGAGCTGAAAATATAGAAAGGAATAGTAAGTctcatgtaaattaaaaaaaaaaaacgtttagtataccagtttttaatattataatataaagaatgccCATTCTTGTATTAGACACCTTCCTTGAAGACTGGCCGGATTGTTCACTAGATCATAAAGAGTGGATGAATTTTGGGGAGACCTTTGCCCAGCCGTGGGATATTATAGGTTAAAAAATAAGTCTTGACCACAATTTTGCCCAAAGGAATCAACTGAGGTCGGCATGTGGTTGTCCACACGGTCAGTTTTGTAAATGGGGTGGTACTACTTCTCGGCCGACACCACGAGGTAACAAGCCAGTCTCGACCAAAACCAACATTATACactcttcaaaaaaaaaaggtatctAGAGATTTAATATGAGAGAGTGCAAGTTTCATAATAATCggttaagtaaataatttatactaggtatattaCTCAAGCTAGAtcgcttcgcccgtggtacatattttgcaataaaaggaagcctatgtcctttctcgggtatcgaaatatctccataccaaatttcatgcaaattggttcagtagtttaagcgtgattgagtaacagacagacagacagagttactttcgcatttataatattagtatggatttaggtacttaccaAAGCTGActttactaataattattgcttcttatgtaaattattataatttttatactaataaataGCTAACTTACCGATTGAGGAGTCCGTTATTgcattattatcatttatcaccAATATTCCCTTATTTTCTCGATCTATTTGAGCGGCAACAAATACCGACACACGTGTACCTACTCTCAGTGGCTCTGTCGAGCAGACTGACTGATACGCGGCGTACGCGCGGGTTATAATCAGGTTTTGCAGTATTGCAGCtccatattttttactttagcGACGTAAATGACGTATTGACCAGCTTTCAATTTTACTTCTATTACTTTTGCTAAAATATTACTTCATAGTAAAGATACTGAAAGTCAAAAACTTGCTCAATAACAGTAAGGCAAAATTACTTATACGCCATTTCCGGCATAAAAATCGAAAGACTAATTTTCTTACAAGccttacttattataaatacttcaattcaaaattacttataccaacttttatgtttgtttcgaGTAGTCCAAAAATGCTTATAAACTATTAGCTTTTAAATTGCCGGATGccaaatttacttaaaatttacttgtaatttattgcaggaaaacaaaattacataagtGACAGGCACGAATAAAATGCCAAAAAAGTGTCGCTTAAGGACTCTGTCTGATGAAAACTCCCCTTTTTTCCATTTACTGAAACGCCAAAATAGTGCTCGTATCTCCGTGGAACCCAGACTGATCGACGCAGAAAAAAACGCTGATTCCGAATATCTATATAACTCAATATGCCTATTTTGGCGCTTCAGTAATTTTGCCTTTCTTGCgacgaatataatatacatgtgatatgttttttgtttagatacttttactataataatgtttatgtaCCTAAAGATAAATTATCATGTAGTAATAAGTGACAACGCCGaaaaaagtacctatacaCACAAAAAAGATCGtgtgagcacacgtgtcagaagtgaaacttctctgacaagattcaaagataccaaaatcgtcgcgaCACTCAATGACGTGACGATAaagccatgacgcgaccttgaaattttactctcaacgcgcctaaagtttcacttcaacaaGCGTTTGTGGAAAACACAACGTATTAAGTATTGAAAGAAAGATTAGTGAATTATCAA
This is a stretch of genomic DNA from Colias croceus chromosome 29, ilColCroc2.1. It encodes these proteins:
- the LOC123704349 gene encoding uncharacterized protein LOC123704349; the encoded protein is MESKKQSFYKRYAARLKDEQEPVAGTSNTPLMETVSKPAVVKRLIFKTPKKETQKYKSKNLNKKLLISKPVVMRSENTEAESPSIDLTVCDLTDDIREPYQEQNLTEKVIQKELDIFREIERQHEIEEACEQIRREHFEEMNTGSKFVQIESKQLELTDSKIIMEDYNTETPEIVPDSILKRCDSKQFFETEESKGEIVKFTNENIESENDATDGILLCLRNNMEHNNDIDFKYMKDFKEIDINLQENEKVSAEINFTNIGMNIQEDQKSYEGEICNDKKIPEINESVQNESHISKNVNLGSKISGDEEEEIRTDNDKGNQEKHENVTKNDRDDYM